A segment of the Lolium perenne isolate Kyuss_39 chromosome 3, Kyuss_2.0, whole genome shotgun sequence genome:
gacaagagacgtcgggagatgacctttgagatcggagatttcgtctatctcaaagtatcccccttgaaagggatgcaaaggtttcagctgaaaggaaagcttgcacctcgctatgtgggacctttccaagtcctcggccgccgaggtgaagtatcttatcaagcgGAGTTgcactgaagaaatgtcggctgtgcacgacgtttttcacatctcacttctccggaaatgtcttgaagtccctgagaagaccgaagtgttcaagaacatcgatcaccgatcggtagatatcaatcaggatctgacttaccgcgaagtgccgattcgcatcctagaagaagcttaccgaaccacccgcacccgaagcatcaagtttacgaagatccaatggagtaatcataCCAAGGATGAAGCCACACAGGgaacgaagacttcatgaagaaggagtacccagatctctttagtacctaactttcttttcgatctcgggacgagatcttttgtaagggggaagggtttgtaacaccccaaatttcaatgaaaagaaagttagagatttcagaaagcaaaatttcaaaccaacaaaaacttttcttttgcatatagtaccatgcataggacttgtgcatttgagtgatatgccatgatgattgttgttacttgtatcttgatgtgctctaaaaccctagagtgatcatatgaagatcaccaaccaaataaatcaaagtggaagaaaattccaataaatacaaaaccctaaaaaccctcacttatgctctatggcatttttataaattttgaccctagacctatttggtcttcaccattagttgaataatgttattaaacacttattacaacttttggaaccaaggtttcccttttcaaataaatttcaaacacaatttccactcacatgagatattggccaaatctgccaattttagtctgatcaccactttgagcccctgcaattcaattttctcaaaccaattcttgctaactctttgcaccatttcaaagtcaacatcaaggtgaacaactttgatgaagaccaccctgccaaattcatctttgatcactagctatgctcatccaaagttgcaactttatattaagatcaacaatctccacttagccattttggccaaaatttgaaatctaatttttccaccaccacctccattcatctctggtcaattacaacttatctcaacactcacttttcaaaaaggttcaccatttgaattatttccattttggatatttttgtattttccaaaattgaacactattcctacactatagcaaatagtgatctactcaaactaacctactctaaccaaccccaaatggtcccctggtcccctctctcactaacctcaacatagaaaccctagggagggagagagaacaagcgtggcatggccatgccggccacatgccggccatgccgcaccacctcccctctccttcatcgccgaccctggccaccatgtccctgcactccacctcactctactggatcgcctagcatcggccgttgtcgaggaggaacaCAGCACAGGCCAgacaagcacgcgtccatggcgccctggacgccgctcgcgtcgcgcgtgtgcacgccgcgggcatacactggacacgcgccgcgccacgacctcgagcacgccctggccccgcttgcaacacgttgagcatcaccgtgacaccgcaacgctcccagacacgccctcgaccacgacccgccaccgccgtcgccggagaagagaaccctggtccgccgcggacgcgacggacacggaagcaatgcgaccaatttagccaccgcccgaccccgctgtcgccgccaatagcatcgccaggagccgtagaacactgccaccacctcgcctagctcgatcgcttgccggagaagccgcgccatggtcgacttcttcacggccaagccgcacccttggccatctataaataccgcgttccctggacgaagttgagcacaccatctcgttcaccaccctccactgcttctcctccaccaaaccactcgctcgattgtcgccggagctgcttcaatttgaagatcggagcccgccagtaccgcacctcgccgccgtcgattggagccgatccaggagtcgccgccggtaccaggagaaccgccgtcgtccacatcgacatcacgcacactgccagccaccgcgggagccctggttagctctcccaccccctaggctcgccgcccgaacctctgcttctcgccggagaagacgacgaccgtgcgccgttggattgccttctaatccaacgcgccacgtcgctcgtaccgtttcgggttttaaacgccgctgacatgcgggacccccctgtcaggcagcccacgcgggcacagacgcgtggtgggctgaggtgggccgttttatttcaaatcggcccagcttcgttttcccgccggcccttttattcaaaattcgtttaaatcaatttcacccaatttcaatactgcccaaactttgaaattaagtagtttcaatttggctaaaccaaatttagtgaagttgatattgttggaaagccactgaaattctctacaacatgccactggcctcttggtcaatttccttgtagaattaaggtgacaaaaataacaagccagggacttttccctattcaaataattcttaaaaatcaaccaaaatagatattaagttaattccaactctaatagctcacttttgacttacactaattgtttatgcaataaaatggtgtggtcactttgcatgatcatgccctggtTTAATgagtggatattttgactagtttaactagttgatattgtccaaaactattaaagttaaatggtgtgaagtcttatacttcatttaaacttgtctcacatgaattcatgggatgcttggacccctggttccaaactctcttatatgaaattcttgagatttaaatcaaatgtagtattatttaaatggtatgaggtgatccacctcatttaaatcattctaccaaatgatgatgatgatgaacatttgatttaggtcaatatgagttcatccatgattattggagaaattaaatcttaagaagatttcaatgagaggaaattatttctcaagaaccctatggaaactatcatctacatttggaatacacattctacttaaatcccacaacccatgcaccctagtttatttatgtgtgtgcatagagtagtttgtgtgtttatttgtgatgtgtggaatagccattgaattagtgagtaattatactcgtattcaaatttagacggtagcaccggagagtacgccgaagaagaaggttgctaccaggaggaggaagaggaacagtttgaaaactaccaaggcaagctaaattactgtgcaagcttttacccttgcaaagtgcaaagccccttggggcatggcaccatgtttcttatcttttcttatgtgaacccatcccaagtttttacttgttttctaaacgatttacttttatagttaactttggtcgaagtacaagttgggtactagagtagtgagttagtctcttccaagcaaggcaagatagcacccctcatgaattagagctagtgctaataaactaaatttgactactctagatgggaacaacatgtttttgaaaggattttgaaaccttggaatgaagatgcattccattgaaggatttttgaagatgaatatgaccaagagaagatggtgatttttgataaaacatgatgttggtttgaatgcgatacctttccaattctcaagtacccccacaatacctgattatgggtagggcttaactggaagtttatgcgtcttagtatgggttccctctaaacaagcgtcatcggggttatgccgaaagctgcctctaccacaaaagaaacgatacgacatgatgcgaaatgaggtgaatgtccggcccaagccctgtgcagttcccaggttgacagttggtcttcactgggaggccaagctcatggggagaggtgctcatactagggttcgtaagtgaaaggttatggttgatgatccgcgtcgtgttacgattattcggggaaatcccgacggatgaaatcaaatgttgtggcacaagtgtgcaacctctgcagagtgtaaacctattcgaatagccgcgtccacggttacggacggttggaaaggccatacagttttcgaTATCAtatcttgaaaatgatgttgagaggtgatggtgaaatgaatggtggcggattgaattgaaatcaccacttgaatggtggggatgacactaatgttcccacttgagttagttagcacttgagtaagcttttctcaaaactttgtgaactaaaattagctttatgcaaataaactagagcttagcaaaccctactagattgtctagcacttacattagattgagtttgcgagtactcaacgtactcacggctttgtccctggctattcaaatggccagagtatgaagatgaacaaggagatgaccagcaggatgcctacgacaactaagcgccttccgacgtcaagcgttggcctgtggactcgagagtccttgtatcttacgcttccgctatgttgaactatgaacttgtgtttgttcgttgatcaatagatcaactattcgtgtaatatggatcatgtgattccaatttgtaagacttatggtttgaaatgaatgatgactgtgatacttaactattatgcctcgcaacaacaatattcctgggattgcgatgtatgacataataggcattcggacttaaaaatccgggtgttgacattacttcaactattcccttatcaacttgaatatttagcagaatccagtggaaactgcacatgtttatatatatatatatacgtcatgaattacacataacatcgagtaagaaaaattgaatgtgcacaacagatcagtaagactctcacctgtagttgtaaggaaacagtattgaatcacagaagCTTTGCTCCCctataaaccttagtaggtttccccccgtttcttcgacaTTATTCTTTACCGTGtcatgatgtactttatctgggtcaacaaacccaacattgaacatcttattacttctgcattcaatgatcttcagtctgcataagagaacacataagatataatgagtatatgtaatgaacaggaacaactgaatggacatgaacttatatgtagttaacaacttacaagcagtagcaactcatgagagatttgtcgagggcgtctaaattgaataactgccagagttcattcatctcaatatggatctcctcctttcggaagTAATAATCTTCTGGGATATCCGCCACGATGTAACTTGTGTTCTCCTTGCACGCATCaatgtaccactgatgcaaattccgcatatgcgttggcagtttatgcagccgctctttgctgaccaagtcggccccatagacaaatttaggagctatatcagcaatggGTAGTACTGCATCATGGGCactcagcaattcctccacggtacagCCAACTTGAGCCGCTAGCGCCGCAGCTGCTTCCAGATCGAAatcaccatgttcctggtacaccgagggaacatctgacactttgagtggtgggatcgattgttcggcctgttctccgagctggggaacttcctttctttttctgcCCGTTGTCGCtgcttgcttggccttgaggggtgcacttgttgaacttgatttcttcccggctacacttctagctgatgatttgctcgtgctagcaCTATCCTTCTTCTTAGCAGTGCCCTTGTCCCCAATTACCCTCGCAAGTGTGCGTgtgtagtcatccttcttctcgtgtaagtcatattgcgatggtgtgttcagaaaatcaagagcatatcctttttgcttctcggtgtatggcgctggaggtttttccTTATGAAGCTATTCATGCACGTGTTTCTTTACAATGGCCTCATTTTCCTCTttagtacgatcgtaaggacgggggggaggaaccttggTACTGTTGGGAGGGGCGACcgcttgcggacaggactcttgaaacgcttccggctgggtgcattccgagtcttagtgggcgcaggcggcggcgctggagatggagatggactacggatgtcgtggtcgtacccatggggtgatggtggcgacatgtgatcagtaggaggaggtgatggtggcctgcgatcacctggaggaggtgatggtgacctactgggacgactggtactaggggctacccagcctggcagcctgatgtttttcttttcccagagaatgatttctcccagcacctctctgagtgtaagccccccatcacctccagggatttcgagctccaatgtctcccacgacggtacaactgaatccaccccgacacgagcatagccagctggaatctgattgccatgccatgttgccggctcaccttcaggtccaaatgccggtaagacatagccgaccgccaccttaacagacaccttcctgaacacctcatggagatcacaaggtgtttgctccttgattccatccaaggggtcgccaggaccggcatctatcatcatccgtgtaggcggggcctccgagtcggccacgctgctgtctcgtcgctgagatatgccggcggtattatctggctggcgatgtcctttaagttcatcaatctcccgctgctgctgctaaatctcccgcttctgctggtctagttgccgttggaactcagccatccggtcattctgcacctccaggtcgcgttgttttgctctcgctcggcttctataagtctccgcgtcattcggaaacccaagcgcccacggaacactagggccgtagcctcttgttcgtcctcccttctcaggattaccgaggacaagcgtcagcaagtctttctctctatcgggagcaaacttcagttttcccgctttaatagcagccgtcacttcaatccattttgccctgggtaccctaaccttcttgtcactttcaacaaggttcttgtcttcatgtcatactcacgaccatgcccaaggaaccaatttcgagccctagtgtcccatccttctcgctcgGGTTCGGAGTGATCCCATTCAgcttcatctcagcctcttgtgcatcccacttaggcatggctacttcgtagccccctcggcccgtatgatggtgatatttcttttcgcttgcattcttcttgtttttctttgacaggttcacagcctcctctgattctttgtactgcacaaattcttcccagttatgctcctgcttcgctagatagttttcgaatactggaggcttcttctcggccttataagctgaccataaccggttcttatacgcccggaaaagttcccccatcttctg
Coding sequences within it:
- the LOC139838296 gene encoding uncharacterized protein, which gives rise to MNVPCSDQDFRPMKRKNASLPPGVRAERCWCGRLAKVKEVVDFSDKFGMKYFMCANYDHTRTNKFIVLEVCTRRHRRRAASLELLLRRRLLELLRRASLLCHARSGAAARLLSASLGGRRRAASHPASSSSPALPQPRLFGRLPRARLGRLRVIGDKGTAKKKDSASTSKSSARSVAGKKSSSTSAPLKAKQAATTGRKRKEVPQLGEQAEQSIPPLKVSDVPSVYQEHGDFDLEAAAALAAQVGCTVEELLSAHDAVLPIADIAPKFVYGADLVSKERLHKLPTHMRNLHQWYIDACKENTSYIVADIPEDYYFRKEEIHIEMNELWQLFNLDALDKSLMSCYCLLKIIECRSNKMFNVGFVDPDKVHHDTVKNNVEETGGNLLRFIGEQSFCDSILFPYNYSFHWILLNIQVDKGIVELN